In one window of Hevea brasiliensis isolate MT/VB/25A 57/8 chromosome 10, ASM3005281v1, whole genome shotgun sequence DNA:
- the LOC110646224 gene encoding anthocyanidin-3-O-glucoside rhamnosyltransferase, which translates to MNKQSAAELHVLMFPYFAFGHISPFVQLSNKLSLHGVRVSFLSAPGNIPRIKSSLLLTPNAQIIPIQLPPVEGLPPGLDSTSEMTPHMAELLKKALDLMQPQIKTLLSQLNPDFVFIDFAQYWLPKLASELGIKTVCFSVFSAISGAFLTVPARDPGNKIPTVDDISKPPNGFPLTLVTSVQTFQAQDFWYLYKSFDGGPSAYHRVCQSISGCTALAIKTCNEMEGPYVDFMKSQHQKPVLLTGPLVPEPASGVLEEKWAKWLGQFPLGSVIFCSFGSETFLDDNQIEQLALGLELTGLPFILVLNFPAGVDTQAELNRALPKGFLERVKDRGILHSGWVQQPLILANASVGCYLCHSGFSSLIEGLMNDCQLVLLPLKGDQFLNSKVFAGDMKAGVEVNRRNEDGYFGKDDINEAVRIVMMEIEKDPCKSIRSSHKKWREFLLNRDIQNKYIADMVEKLKALA; encoded by the coding sequence atgaataAGCAATCGGCTGCTGAGCTTCACGTTTTGATGTTTCCATATTTTGCATTTGGTCACATAAGCCCATTTGTTCAGCTATCTAACAAGCTTTCTCTCCATGGAGTTAGAGTTTCTTTTCTCTCGGCTCCTGGTAACATTCCACGCATCAAATCCTCTCTTCTTCTCACTCCCAATGCCCAAATCATCCCTATTCAGCTCCCTCCAGTTGAGGGTCTCCCTCCAGGCCTTGACAGCACTTCAGAAATGACACCACACATGGCTGAGCTCCTTAAGAAGGCCTTAGATCTCATGCAGCCTCAAATCAAGACCCTACTATCTCAACTCAACCCTGATTTCGTCTTCATTGATTTCGCTCAATATTGGCTTCCAAAACTTGCCTCAGAACTTGGTATCAAAACAGTGTGTTTTTCCGTTTTCTCTGCTATTTCTGGCGCTTTCCTTACTGTTCCTGCCAGGGATCCTGGAAATAAAATTCCCACTGTTGACGATATTTCGAAACCCCCAAATGGATTTCCTTTGACCTTAGTTACCTCCGTGCAAACATTTCAGGCTCAAGATTTTTGGTATTTATATAAGAGCTTTGACGGTGGTCCCAGTGCATACCATAGAGTTTGTCAAAGCATCAGTGGCTGCACTGCCCTGGCCATTAAAACCTGCAATGAAATGGAAGGTCCGTACGTGGATTTCATGAAATCACAACACCAGAAACCGGTTCTCTTAACCGGACCATTAGTTCCCGAGCCCGCATCTGGGGTGCTGGAGGAGAAATGGGCTAAATGGTTGGGCCAATTTCCTCTAGGATCAGTCATCTTTTGCTCTTTTGGCAGTGAAACATTCTTGGACGATAATCAGATAGAGCAACTTGCTCTTGGATTGGAACTCACTGGTTTGCCATTTATTCTGGTTCTGAATTTTCCTGCCGGAGTTGATACTCAGGCCGAGCTAAACCGGGCTTTGCCGAAAGGGTTCTTGGAGAGGGTGAAGGATAGAGGGATTTTGCACTCAGGTTGGGTTCAACAGCCGCTTATTTTGGCAAACGCTAGTGTGGGCTGCTACTTGTGCCATTCAGGGTTTAGCTCTTTGATTGAAGGTTTGATGAATGACTGTCAATTGGTGCTGCTGCCTTTGAAGGGTGACCAATTCTTGAACTCTAAGGTTTTTGCAGGAGACATGAAGGCAGGTGTGGAGGTAAATAGGAGAAATGAAGATGGGTATTTCGGGAAAGATGACATTAATGAAGCAGTGAGAATTGTAATGATGGAAATAGAGAAAGATCCATGCAAGTCTATTAGATCAAGTCACAAAAAATGGAGAGAATTTTTGTTGAACAGGGACATTCAGAATAAGTATATTGCAGACATggttgagaagttaaaggctctTGCGTAG